The DNA region CTAATACCGATATGCATAAAATGTAAAATGCTTTCATTCTAAATATTTTATATCTTTTTACTTTTCATATTAATTAATCTATTAATATTCAACAAATAAGACTCCTACAAAAGAAGCCACACCCGCAATCCAACCGGTGTGGCCTTCTTTGTATAGATTCTACTTATTCCCAGCCAGGATTCTGTTTTAGATTGCTATTCTTAAAGAGCTCTGTATTTGCTATAGGATAAAAATATAGTTTATCACTAATTTTCCGGGACTCCAATGTAAACTTTTTATAGGTTATAACATCATTACTCTTAGTAATCTTCACTCCAAAAATGTCCTTGGATTCATCCAGTTCTTTCCAACGACGAAGATCCCAAAAACGATGCCCTTCAAAGGCTAATTCCACTCTGCGTTCATGTTTCACACGTTTCAAGAATTCCTCAGGTAATAAAGTGCCTGATATAGCAGGCATATTTACGCCTGTCCTGCCACGAACAGCATTCACAGCGGCCAATGCAGTCATACCACATTTATCGGTAGTTTTGTTTATATCTCCATAAGCATTTACCATAGCTTCGGCATAATTTAACAACACCTCAGCATATCGGAACAATACCCAGTTATGATGAGTTGCGGCAGAAGAAGAGCCGGCTTCAAAACTAATACTCTTGTCCACATATTTACGCAGATAATAACCGGTGGAAGTAGCATTGGTCAGAGGTAATCCATTAGCACCGCCTTCATTAATTTCCACAGCATTGGAAGCTGGCCACAACATACCGTTATGTACGAGAGTCAAATAAAAGCGAGGATCTCTGTTTGCATAAGGATTTTTACTCATTTCTTCATTATTCCAGTCAAACTCCTCGCCTGTTGCCATTTCAAATGCACTTGCCAGATTCTCTGTTGGGCAAGTAGTAGTCTTGCCACCAGTAACTCCCATAGGAAAGTTAGCTGATTCAAAGCTTGTATTTGTTCCTGTAGGACGTACCAAAATCACTTCGCTACTTGCCGTATTGGTTGCGCCAAACAGATTCGAAAAGCTACCATCCAACTGATATCCCAACGTGGAACTCTGCCCGATAAGTTCATAAGCAGCTTCTGCCGCAGCCACCCATTTATTTTTATCATTATTAGAGTTAAAAAGAGGGCTGGCCACATACAATGCTGCACGCGCTTTCAAAGCCAAAGCCGCTCCCTTTGTGGCACGCCCGTACTCACTACCGGGCATTTTAGTATAATCCACCGGAAGCAGTGTGGACAGTTCCGTACATTCCGAAATGATAAAATCAAAGATTTTTTCTGCCGAAGCCGGTTCTGCTACATTTGCTTCTTCTTGCGTAAGCACAGTAGTAATCAAAGGGATATTTTGGTAACGTCTTACCAGCTCAAAATAGAAGTAAGCACGCAAAAAACGAACCTCATACTCAAAATTAGGATAAGTGATCATCCAGTTATCATAATCATTCGTATTTTCCCATGTTTCAAATTTCAATCCGGTCAAATTCTCCAAATAAAAATTAGCATCATGGATACCATTATAATAATTGGCAAATTGATCATCAACTGTATAATTAGGCGACCAGGTACCATTCACAAAACGCTTTATATTTGATGACTCATAAATATGAATCGCATCATCTGTTGCGGCATCCAGCATAGCGCCATCAATATTGCAAAAGTTTGAGGGTAGATAGCCATAAACATCCGTCACAAATTGCTTAACACGACTATAGCTCCCCTGAATTTGCTCTAAAGAGTAATAATCCGATTCATTGCAATCCATAAAATCACAGGATGTCAACAAACTGACAGAAATAAGTATTGT from Bacteroides sp. MSB163 includes:
- a CDS encoding RagB/SusD family nutrient uptake outer membrane protein — translated: MKLKKIFTILISVSLLTSCDFMDCNESDYYSLEQIQGSYSRVKQFVTDVYGYLPSNFCNIDGAMLDAATDDAIHIYESSNIKRFVNGTWSPNYTVDDQFANYYNGIHDANFYLENLTGLKFETWENTNDYDNWMITYPNFEYEVRFLRAYFYFELVRRYQNIPLITTVLTQEEANVAEPASAEKIFDFIISECTELSTLLPVDYTKMPGSEYGRATKGAALALKARAALYVASPLFNSNNDKNKWVAAAEAAYELIGQSSTLGYQLDGSFSNLFGATNTASSEVILVRPTGTNTSFESANFPMGVTGGKTTTCPTENLASAFEMATGEEFDWNNEEMSKNPYANRDPRFYLTLVHNGMLWPASNAVEINEGGANGLPLTNATSTGYYLRKYVDKSISFEAGSSSAATHHNWVLFRYAEVLLNYAEAMVNAYGDINKTTDKCGMTALAAVNAVRGRTGVNMPAISGTLLPEEFLKRVKHERRVELAFEGHRFWDLRRWKELDESKDIFGVKITKSNDVITYKKFTLESRKISDKLYFYPIANTELFKNSNLKQNPGWE